The Arachis duranensis cultivar V14167 chromosome 2, aradu.V14167.gnm2.J7QH, whole genome shotgun sequence genome has a window encoding:
- the LOC107474721 gene encoding protein MAIN-LIKE 1-like — protein MKAELDSLAKREVLGPVVRTPADVKSVGCRWPNRNLLVRKLNPPQSWNPRVENYLRATGFYHVSRIGMIRGFHPLLAALVERWRPETHIFVLPVGEVTVTFEDVAHIFVLPIDGEPVSGWTDSSSDFVQSQSMAIFGRQPVLSRSTLFTDKSTAYAHAKYLPLLRGFERIHTYSWGSAYLAHLYRALCRAS, from the exons atgaaggctgaattagactcacttgcgaAACGTGAAGTccttggacctgtagtccgtacacctgcAGATGTAAAATCTGTTGGATgccgatgg CCTAACAGAAATTTGTTGGTGCGTAAATTGAATCCGCCACAGAGTTGGAATCCGAGGGTCGAAAACTACTTACGCGCCACTGGATTCTACCACGTATCTAGGATTGGGATGATAAGAGGATTTCACCCGTTGTTAGCTGCTCTGGTTGAAAGGTGGAGGCCGGAGACTCACATTTTTGTGTTGCCGGTGGGTGAGGTTACAGTGACATTTGAAGATGTCGCACATATATTTGTGTTACCAATTGATGGAGAGCCTGTGAGTGGATGGACTGATAGTAGTAGTGATTTCGTTCAGAGTCAGAGCATGGCAATATTCGGACGTCAACCGGTGCTCAGTC GGTCAACCCTATTCACAGATAAGTCGACTGCATATGCCCATGCGAAGTATCTACCGTTGCTTCGCGGTTTCGAGCGGATTCATACTTATAGTTGGGGTTCAGCATATCTTGCACATCTTTACAGAGCACTATGCCGTGCATCATGA
- the LOC107474722 gene encoding uncharacterized protein LOC107474722 gives MEDTAKLIVYRDGEIIRNTHEGVKFVCQNPFSFVVPCTMTFMELQNGLCQSMENGTLMRVSRILYRNPVIVFGGLIQFDTMPITDEVTMRNMFQIHRQTQMQQPQIELYVEFETVEAEGIQNDLEVVNDRAAVYEGMSSDSEEDFEATYEAGDEEQDGDAGVETAADNVVVHPSSSQPMNVLPFMRELDLDTMHAPEFPEYSNIGVADPEDGEFRIGMEYSSRKSVVAAIRSYTIARGVDYDVYESERQTFYAKCKMYGRGCDWLIRASLIRKKGCWEIRRYNGRHTCTTRVISQDHSKLDSDTVAEAIKPLVETDPSIKVKTIIAKVQSRFNYTISYRKAWLLKQKSIAKVFGDWEESYQALPWWLSVMVQKMLGSVVQIETRPLYNGNEEAQGGIQALQAPSSGGKYKGTLLVAVAQDGNQNIVPIAFALVEGETADAWHFFLRNLRMHVVKKDGVGMISDRHESIRATVNHSGGDWQPPRAWWMFCIRHIGSNFLRAFKVPHLQKLVVNIGYSRTMEEYNINYKRLEERGEAYARWCDAIGLRHWVLAFDEGHRWGHMTTNFVECINSVLKGARNLPVLALVRATYYRLNELFTQKSAESHERKRAGYTYSVFAQQRIEASMQQAGNIVVHRFDRRNEVFEVHEMTSEKVLVVDLARRTCDCGHFQVE, from the exons ATGGAGGATACTGCAAAGTTAATAGTGTATCGCGACGGTGAGATAATACGTAATACTCATGAGGGAGTGAAGTTTGTGTGTCAGAATCCGTTTTCGTTTGTGGTTCCATGCACCATGACGTTTATGGAACTTCAAAACGGTCTCTGTCAAAGCATGGAGAACGGTACATTAATGAGAGTGAGCAGAATTCTGTACCGGAATCCGGTTATAGTTTTTGGTGGTCTAATACAGTTTGATACCATGCCAATCACTGACGAAGTGACTATGCGTAATATGTTTCAAATTCACCGGCAGACTCAGATGCAACAGCCACAGATTGAGctgtatgttgagtttgaaacCGTAGAGGCGGAAGGGATTCAAAATGACTTAGAGGTGGTGAATGATAGAGCTGCAGTGTACGAGGGAATGAGTAGTGACAGCGAAGAGGACTTTGAAGCCACTTATGAAGCCGGTGACGAAGAGCAGGATGGTGATGCGGGAGTTGAGACAGCAGCTGATAATGTAGTGGTTCACCCATCGAGCAGTCAACCGATGAACGTGCTACCTTTTATGCGTGAGTTGGATCTCGACACCATGCATGCACCGGAGTTTCCGGAATATTCAAACATAG GCGTTGCTGATCCCGAGGACGGAGAGTTCCGGATTGGAATGGAATACAGTTCTAGAAAGTCGGTCGTGGCAGCAATTAGAAGTTACACTATCGCTAGAGGAGTTGACTACGACGTGTATGAGTCTGAGCGACAGACGTTCTATGCAAAATGCAAGATGTATGGGCGCGGGTGCGACTGGCTTATCCGAGCCAGCTTGATACGAAAAAAAGGTTGTTGGGAGATACGCAGATACAACGGTAGGCACACGTGCACAACGAGAGTGATTTCACAGGATCATTCCAAGTTGGACTCGGACACAGTTGCTGAGGCTATAAAGCCATTGGTCGAGACTGACCCGTCCATAAAGGTGAAAACTATAATAGCCAAAGTCCAGTCAAGGTTCAACTATACCATCAGTTACCGAAAGGCTTGGTTGTTAAAGCAGAAGTCCATAGCGAAAGTTTTCGGTGATTGGGAGGAGAGTTACCAAGCCTTGCCGTGGTGGCTCTCGGTTATGGTTCAGAAGATGCTTGGGTCAGTTGTCCAGATAGAAACACGCCCACTCTACAATGGGAATGAAGAGGCGCAAGGG GGCATTCAGGCATTGCAAGCCCCTAGTTCAGGTGGAAAGTACAAAGGTACACTTCTGGTAGCTGTTGCACAGGATGGGAACCAAAACATTGTGCCTATCGCTTTTGCCTTGGTGGAAGGGGAGACAGCTGATGCGTGGCACTTCTTTCTAAGGAATCTGCGAATGCATGTTGTCAAAAAAGATGGTGTGGGTATGATCTCGGACCGGCATGAGTCAATTCGAGCAACAGTAAATCATTCCGGAGGTGACTGGCAACCTCCAAGAGCATGGTGGATGTTTTGTATAAGGCACATCGGCAGCAACTTTCTACGAGCATTCAAAGTCCCTCACTTGCAAAAGCTTGTGGTCAATATTGGGTATTCAAGAACGATGGAGGAGTATAACATCAACTATAAGAGGTTGGAAGAGCGAGGCGAGGCATATGCCAGGTGGTGCGATGCCATTGGACTTAGACATTGGGTATTGGCATTCGACGAGGGACATCGATGGGGCCATATGACGACGAACTTTGTCGAGTGCATTAACTCAGTGTTGAAGGGTGCCCGTAATCTACCTGTGTTGGCGCTAGTCCGAGCAACGTATTATCGGTTAAATGAACTTTTCACACAGAAGAGTGCTGAGTCTCACGAACGCAAACGTGCTGGATATACTTATTCCGTATTCGCACAACAGCGGATAGAGGCAAGTATGCAACAGGCTGGGAATATAGTTGTGCACCGTTTTGACAGACGGAATGAGGTATTTGAGGTGCACGAAATGACTAGCGAAAAGGTATTAGTCGTTGATCTTGCACGACGTACGTGTGACTGTGGGCACTTTCAGGTGGAATGA
- the LOC107474723 gene encoding putative disease resistance RPP13-like protein 1 isoform X1 produces MAAKLEGGAFLSSFVNVVLNKLSSILEDNSIPERELFRRLQKSLLAVRPVLDDADHKQFKDQEVNKWLVNLQDALYMADDLVDELNTKSAIATQRDPGNSSWPRCVVDWYLEDIDMEHIVSRLESIVELRVHLHLEEIPMEDMSWRAESTSLAEGDVYGRDTEKEEIIEMLLDGTGNLSVISIEGMGGVGKTTLAQLIYNDEKVVEKFDIRVWVCVATKFDPVNVTKAIIEEITSSSCCIVSLNSLQTELKKKLMGNTFLVVLDDVWNNQQTLWDSFVKLFLCGNKGSKILLTTRNENVDSVVSTTNLHYKLDILSIEDCWSMFLKHSSLSTKCSQYRALESIGRKIVKKCKGLPLAVKTLGGLLRNKYKEDWNIILESEIWELSEDDSKIVPALSVSYHYLPSDLKQCFVYCSLYPEDYQFDKEELILIWMAEDLLQPMGKSTLEKIGRVYFHELVARSFFQPSSTNGSLFVMHDLMHDLATFFASKFYFRVKEFGNPHVIDSKTRHLSYTTKPWDRISRLREACNGARHMRTFLHFHLLHSHQSIDIESDSWLLLLQLKCLRVLSFKCFPIKSLPDSIGELIHLRYLDLSFTPIVILPESLCNLYNLQTLKLKNCHQLEMLPCRMHDLVNLRHLDIEGASRLKEMPKGMGKLKHLNLLERYIVGEHEENGIKELATLNNLQGSLCIVNLENVTNSGEAFEAKMGRKEHITILELKWLPNGDIVGFQSERGILEKLQPHRDLKLLSIMGYRGEIFPEWLGNSSYSNMMKLSLSHCKNCNELPSFGQLPNLQHLEIFELDRLEQIGYEFYKNDESLLKTPFKSLESLTFKSMPCWREWHFPDEFNGFPQLKSLSIIDCPVLTGDLPNHLPSLEQLTVLECEELACSLPRGPKLHQLHVVGVTGMITNVASEWIVIEGTQLAESILECLSCTEAPCLQSLAIGGCSTDISISGDYLPASLQQLEIWDCKKLTFSGLLQHKLLMEIYVYNCDSLMLFPLGSLPNLRRLTIDSCRNMERVLVPQHSDDALPSLLYLEIKYCPRLVSLSTLGLAAPHLEELHIEFCPKIKSFPEGSLPQSLASLWINGCPKFA; encoded by the coding sequence ATGGCTGCAAAACTTGAGGGGGGAGCTTTTCTCTCTTCCTTTGTTAATGTTGTTTTAAATAAGTTGTCTTCAATACTTGAAGATAACTCAATCCCGGAAAGAGAGTTGTTTCGAAGGTTGCAGAAAAGTCTCCTTGCTGTTCGACCCGTGCTTGATGATGCTGATCACAAACAGTTCAAAGACCAAGAAGTTAATAAGTGGCTTGTTAATCTCCAAGATGCTCTTTATATGGCTGATGATTTGGTGGACGAACTCAACACAAAATCTGCCATTGCTACTCAAAGGGATCCAGGTAACTCTTCCTGGCCTCGTTGTGTTGTTGATTGGTATTTGGAAGATATTGACATGGAACACATAGTTTCTAGACTAGAGTCTATTGTAGAACTGAGAGTTCATCTTCATTTAGAAGAGATTCCTATGGAGGACATGTCATGGAGAGCTGAATCCACATCTCTGGCTGAGGGTGATGTATATGGCAGGGACACAGAGAAGGAGGAGATAATAGAGATGTTGCTAGATGGTACTGGTAACTTGTCTGTGATCTCTATAGAAGGTATGGGTGGAGTTGGAAAAACCACTTTGGCTCAGTTGATTTACAATGATGAGAAAGTGGTGGAGAAATTTGACATTAGAGTATGGGTGTGTGTTGCTACAAAGTTTGATCCTGTTAATGTTACAAAGGCTATAATAGAGGAAataacttcttcttcttgttgcatTGTTAGTTTGAATTCACTTCAAActgaattgaagaaaaagttgatggGAAATACATTCTTGGTTGTTTTAGATGATGTTTGGAACAATCAACAAACTTTGTGGGATAGTTTTGTAAAGCTTTTTCTGTGTGGGAACAAAGGAAGTAAAATTCTTTTAACAACCCGTAATGAAAATGTTGATTCTGTTGTGTCAACTACTAATTTACATTACAAACTAGATATATTGTCTATAGAAGATTGTTGGTCAATGTTTCTGAAACATTCATCTCTTTCTACTAAATGTAGTCAATATAGAGCTCTAGAATCAATTGGTAGAAAAATTGTCAAAAAGTGCAAGGGTTTACCTTTGGCTGTGAAAACTCTTGGAGGTTTATTACGCAATAAGTATAAAGAGGATTGGAATATTATATTGGAAAGTGAAATTTGGGAACTTTCGGAAGATGATAGTAAGATTGTTCCAGCATTAAGTGTTAGTTATCACTACCTTCCTTCAGATTTAAAGCAGTGCTTTGTTTATTGTTCATTATATCCAGAGGATTATCAATTTGATAAAGAGGAATTAATCTTGATATGGATGGCTGAAGATCTTTTACAGCCAATGGGGAAAAGCACATTAGAAAAAATTGGTCGTGTGTATTTCCATGAATTAGTTGCAAGATCATTTTTTCAACCTTCTAGTACGAACGGTAGCTTATTTGTAATGCATGATCTCATGCATGACCTAGCAACATTTTTTGCTAGCAAATTCTATTTCAGAGTTAAAGAATTTGGCAACCCACACGTGATTGATAGCAAAACTCGTCATTTGTCATATACTACAAAACCTTGGGATCGAATCTCAAGACTTCGAGAGGCCTGCAATGGAGCAAGACACATGAGAACATTTCTGCATTTTCATTTGCTTCACAGTCATCAATCAATTGATATAGAAAGCGATTCTTGGCTCTTGCTACTACAGTTGAAGTGTTTAAGAGTTTTGTCATTTAAATGCTTCCCCATCAAATCATTGCCCGATTCAATTGGTGAATTGATTCATTTACGATACTTGGATCTCTCGTTTACACCTATTGTGATATTACCTGAGTCATTGTGTAACTTGTACAATCTACAAacgttgaaattgaagaattgTCATCAGTTGGAGATGCTTCCTTGCCGCATGCATGATCTTGTGAACTTGCGCCATCTTGACATCGAAGGAGCTTCTCGTTTGAAAGAGATGCCGAAAGGAATGGGAAAATTAAAGCATTTGAATTTATTAGAACGCTATATTGTTGGTGAGCATGAAGAGAATGGAATTAAAGAATTGGCAACACTCAACAATCTTCAAGGGTCACTTTGCATTGTCAATTTAGAGAATGTTACCAATAGTGGTGAAGCTTTTGAGGCAAAGATGGGCAGAAAGGAGCACATAACAATTTTAGAGTTGAAATGGCTTCCAAATGGTGATATTGTTGGTTTTCAATCTGAAAGAGGTATACTTGAAAAATTACAACCTCACAGAGACTTGAAACTGCTATCAATTATGGGTTACAGGGGTGAAATATTCCCAGAGTGGTTAGGGAATTCCTCCTACAGCAATATGATGAAACTGAGCCTCAGTCATTGTAAAAATTGTAATGAGCTTCCTTCATTTGGACAGTTACCGAATTTGCAGCATCTGGAGATTTTTGAACTTGATAGGTTGGAGcaaattggttatgagttttacAAGAATGATGAATCATTACTGAAGACACCCTTCAAATCTCTCGAAAGTCTGACATTTAAGAGTATGCCTTGTTGGAGGGAGTGGCATTTTCCTGATGAGTTCAATGGTTTTCCTCAGCTTAAAAGTCTTTCAATAATAGACTGTCCAGTGTTAACAGGAGATTTGCCCAATCACCTTCCGTCTCTGGAACAACTTACCGTTTTGGAATGTGAAGAGCTTGCATGTTCACTGCCGAGAGGTCCCAAGCTTCACCAATTACATGTAGTGGGTGTGACTGGTATGATAACAAATGTAGCATCGGAATGGATTGTAATTGAAGGAACCCAGCTGGCAGAGTCCATATTGGAGTGCCTGTCCTGCACCGAAGCACCTTGTCTCCAATCTTTAGCCATCGGAGGGTGTTCGACAGACATATCAATTTCAGGGGATTATTTGCCTGCTTCATTACAACAACTGGAAATCTGGgattgtaaaaaattaacattCTCAGGGCTACTACAACACAAGTTACTAATGGAGATATATGTGTACAATTGTGATTCCCTGATGTTGTTCCCATTAGGGTCCCTTCCAAATCTCAGGAGACTCACGATCGATTCATGTAGAAACATGGAACGTGTTCTGGTGCCACAACATAGTGATGATGCTCTCCCAAGTCTCCTTTATTTAGAGATCAAATACTGCCCCCGTTTAGTATCCTTGTCCACACTAGGCTTGGCTGCGCCCCACCTAGAGGAACTGCATATAGAATTCTGcccaaaaatcaaatcttttcctgAGGGGTCCCTCCCGCAAAGTTTGGCAAGTCTTTGGATCAATGGCTGCCCGAAATTCGCATAG
- the LOC107474723 gene encoding putative disease resistance RPP13-like protein 1 isoform X2: MEDMSWRAESTSLAEGDVYGRDTEKEEIIEMLLDGTGNLSVISIEGMGGVGKTTLAQLIYNDEKVVEKFDIRVWVCVATKFDPVNVTKAIIEEITSSSCCIVSLNSLQTELKKKLMGNTFLVVLDDVWNNQQTLWDSFVKLFLCGNKGSKILLTTRNENVDSVVSTTNLHYKLDILSIEDCWSMFLKHSSLSTKCSQYRALESIGRKIVKKCKGLPLAVKTLGGLLRNKYKEDWNIILESEIWELSEDDSKIVPALSVSYHYLPSDLKQCFVYCSLYPEDYQFDKEELILIWMAEDLLQPMGKSTLEKIGRVYFHELVARSFFQPSSTNGSLFVMHDLMHDLATFFASKFYFRVKEFGNPHVIDSKTRHLSYTTKPWDRISRLREACNGARHMRTFLHFHLLHSHQSIDIESDSWLLLLQLKCLRVLSFKCFPIKSLPDSIGELIHLRYLDLSFTPIVILPESLCNLYNLQTLKLKNCHQLEMLPCRMHDLVNLRHLDIEGASRLKEMPKGMGKLKHLNLLERYIVGEHEENGIKELATLNNLQGSLCIVNLENVTNSGEAFEAKMGRKEHITILELKWLPNGDIVGFQSERGILEKLQPHRDLKLLSIMGYRGEIFPEWLGNSSYSNMMKLSLSHCKNCNELPSFGQLPNLQHLEIFELDRLEQIGYEFYKNDESLLKTPFKSLESLTFKSMPCWREWHFPDEFNGFPQLKSLSIIDCPVLTGDLPNHLPSLEQLTVLECEELACSLPRGPKLHQLHVVGVTGMITNVASEWIVIEGTQLAESILECLSCTEAPCLQSLAIGGCSTDISISGDYLPASLQQLEIWDCKKLTFSGLLQHKLLMEIYVYNCDSLMLFPLGSLPNLRRLTIDSCRNMERVLVPQHSDDALPSLLYLEIKYCPRLVSLSTLGLAAPHLEELHIEFCPKIKSFPEGSLPQSLASLWINGCPKFA, from the coding sequence ATGGAGGACATGTCATGGAGAGCTGAATCCACATCTCTGGCTGAGGGTGATGTATATGGCAGGGACACAGAGAAGGAGGAGATAATAGAGATGTTGCTAGATGGTACTGGTAACTTGTCTGTGATCTCTATAGAAGGTATGGGTGGAGTTGGAAAAACCACTTTGGCTCAGTTGATTTACAATGATGAGAAAGTGGTGGAGAAATTTGACATTAGAGTATGGGTGTGTGTTGCTACAAAGTTTGATCCTGTTAATGTTACAAAGGCTATAATAGAGGAAataacttcttcttcttgttgcatTGTTAGTTTGAATTCACTTCAAActgaattgaagaaaaagttgatggGAAATACATTCTTGGTTGTTTTAGATGATGTTTGGAACAATCAACAAACTTTGTGGGATAGTTTTGTAAAGCTTTTTCTGTGTGGGAACAAAGGAAGTAAAATTCTTTTAACAACCCGTAATGAAAATGTTGATTCTGTTGTGTCAACTACTAATTTACATTACAAACTAGATATATTGTCTATAGAAGATTGTTGGTCAATGTTTCTGAAACATTCATCTCTTTCTACTAAATGTAGTCAATATAGAGCTCTAGAATCAATTGGTAGAAAAATTGTCAAAAAGTGCAAGGGTTTACCTTTGGCTGTGAAAACTCTTGGAGGTTTATTACGCAATAAGTATAAAGAGGATTGGAATATTATATTGGAAAGTGAAATTTGGGAACTTTCGGAAGATGATAGTAAGATTGTTCCAGCATTAAGTGTTAGTTATCACTACCTTCCTTCAGATTTAAAGCAGTGCTTTGTTTATTGTTCATTATATCCAGAGGATTATCAATTTGATAAAGAGGAATTAATCTTGATATGGATGGCTGAAGATCTTTTACAGCCAATGGGGAAAAGCACATTAGAAAAAATTGGTCGTGTGTATTTCCATGAATTAGTTGCAAGATCATTTTTTCAACCTTCTAGTACGAACGGTAGCTTATTTGTAATGCATGATCTCATGCATGACCTAGCAACATTTTTTGCTAGCAAATTCTATTTCAGAGTTAAAGAATTTGGCAACCCACACGTGATTGATAGCAAAACTCGTCATTTGTCATATACTACAAAACCTTGGGATCGAATCTCAAGACTTCGAGAGGCCTGCAATGGAGCAAGACACATGAGAACATTTCTGCATTTTCATTTGCTTCACAGTCATCAATCAATTGATATAGAAAGCGATTCTTGGCTCTTGCTACTACAGTTGAAGTGTTTAAGAGTTTTGTCATTTAAATGCTTCCCCATCAAATCATTGCCCGATTCAATTGGTGAATTGATTCATTTACGATACTTGGATCTCTCGTTTACACCTATTGTGATATTACCTGAGTCATTGTGTAACTTGTACAATCTACAAacgttgaaattgaagaattgTCATCAGTTGGAGATGCTTCCTTGCCGCATGCATGATCTTGTGAACTTGCGCCATCTTGACATCGAAGGAGCTTCTCGTTTGAAAGAGATGCCGAAAGGAATGGGAAAATTAAAGCATTTGAATTTATTAGAACGCTATATTGTTGGTGAGCATGAAGAGAATGGAATTAAAGAATTGGCAACACTCAACAATCTTCAAGGGTCACTTTGCATTGTCAATTTAGAGAATGTTACCAATAGTGGTGAAGCTTTTGAGGCAAAGATGGGCAGAAAGGAGCACATAACAATTTTAGAGTTGAAATGGCTTCCAAATGGTGATATTGTTGGTTTTCAATCTGAAAGAGGTATACTTGAAAAATTACAACCTCACAGAGACTTGAAACTGCTATCAATTATGGGTTACAGGGGTGAAATATTCCCAGAGTGGTTAGGGAATTCCTCCTACAGCAATATGATGAAACTGAGCCTCAGTCATTGTAAAAATTGTAATGAGCTTCCTTCATTTGGACAGTTACCGAATTTGCAGCATCTGGAGATTTTTGAACTTGATAGGTTGGAGcaaattggttatgagttttacAAGAATGATGAATCATTACTGAAGACACCCTTCAAATCTCTCGAAAGTCTGACATTTAAGAGTATGCCTTGTTGGAGGGAGTGGCATTTTCCTGATGAGTTCAATGGTTTTCCTCAGCTTAAAAGTCTTTCAATAATAGACTGTCCAGTGTTAACAGGAGATTTGCCCAATCACCTTCCGTCTCTGGAACAACTTACCGTTTTGGAATGTGAAGAGCTTGCATGTTCACTGCCGAGAGGTCCCAAGCTTCACCAATTACATGTAGTGGGTGTGACTGGTATGATAACAAATGTAGCATCGGAATGGATTGTAATTGAAGGAACCCAGCTGGCAGAGTCCATATTGGAGTGCCTGTCCTGCACCGAAGCACCTTGTCTCCAATCTTTAGCCATCGGAGGGTGTTCGACAGACATATCAATTTCAGGGGATTATTTGCCTGCTTCATTACAACAACTGGAAATCTGGgattgtaaaaaattaacattCTCAGGGCTACTACAACACAAGTTACTAATGGAGATATATGTGTACAATTGTGATTCCCTGATGTTGTTCCCATTAGGGTCCCTTCCAAATCTCAGGAGACTCACGATCGATTCATGTAGAAACATGGAACGTGTTCTGGTGCCACAACATAGTGATGATGCTCTCCCAAGTCTCCTTTATTTAGAGATCAAATACTGCCCCCGTTTAGTATCCTTGTCCACACTAGGCTTGGCTGCGCCCCACCTAGAGGAACTGCATATAGAATTCTGcccaaaaatcaaatcttttcctgAGGGGTCCCTCCCGCAAAGTTTGGCAAGTCTTTGGATCAATGGCTGCCCGAAATTCGCATAG